The following are encoded in a window of Kitasatospora fiedleri genomic DNA:
- a CDS encoding BTAD domain-containing putative transcriptional regulator — translation MVRITVLGTLTAQVAGAATRLGGPRQRGVLARLLVARGTAVPADRLIDGLWDGRPPAKAATSLQAYVSNLRRLLEPERGPRQAARLLVSEAGGYALRGVRTDAQDFEDLLDAAGAADRASGAERFRAALGLWQGPAYHEFADRSWAAPEIARLEELRTTARESAIEADLATGLARPAAQEAATLVEDHPLREQTWRLLALALWHSGRQADALAAIRRARTYFATELGLDPGPLLTTLESAILHQRTEQLAPGKSPFAAETTRQTTGLPGGSGLPGGAGGSGLVGGVGLPGAGVGVGGVSEVGLPGGVGLSASGGAGAVAGSVLGPTHASASGPASASGPGPLPAPASASLPVPTSGPAPTSLPVSLPTSPSAGPDRPAGGRPQVFVGRRGELAALLGAAGRARGGVGFAVVSGEAGVGKSTVLGRLRERLTADGWRVLTGRCPESAGAPAAWAWTEVLRELAWHEPDTAADPLLAPLLAGPEWTDRQDPLSGRFRLHRAVVARLHAAARTAPLAVLLDDLHAADPETRELLGELAADQASFGAGGGLLLVAALRPGEGELAEVLARLARRSPVRVPLGGLAESDAGRLIEAVCAAPVRPETVRALAERTGGNPFYLAESAQLLALEGESTALRQVPQGVRDVLRRRFERLPAPAVDLLRLAAVAGRESDVDLLLRAGEQDENTATEAVEAAVAGGLLLEPRPGTVRFAHVLVRDTLYADLGGLRRARLHGRIGHALHDLRPGELTALAHHFTQAATTATAALAVDHCVRAAEAAERRYAHPSAVNLLRQAVDNLDRAAEQPGEDRAARRIDLLGALLRAQVRAGQVTAATGTKARALRLARESGREDLLIAAWTAWTEPTPWVTHPYGTFDQEAVDQLTRLLRRTDLPPATRCRLLDALTQELDCTGSPEAFTAGSEAVAIARAEGDPLLLCLAIAAQARSCDHELAPIDRARLAAELAELATEHDLPAYRWHAEHLAATAAAVHGDLPALRRHLAAGEEIAHRYGLPELADVVLFQRGMLALAAGRVDEAVARYEQALAGLRARDSLHAGGLAALIRVVIAHRQGRLAEMLPLIEEHRAQYGPLVADVTALALLAAGHGPEAARRARGERRGVQADYFRSLFLQLRADLVIALDERAEAAELLDEMRPLGHLVAGAASTSIAVRPVALTLGELARHLGRTAEAAGHFRRAAEVARRWEAPGWEAEARAALERLPVPGSRGSDPRGRPEPPAPRGERDLERRCQAGSKRRLPHWGPTPRRPLNGRLLPCPHSSAASAGPRRPDPGAPSRPGCC, via the coding sequence ATGGTGCGGATCACTGTGCTCGGGACGCTGACGGCGCAAGTGGCGGGGGCCGCCACCCGGTTGGGGGGCCCGCGCCAGCGCGGCGTGCTCGCCCGACTGCTGGTCGCCCGCGGGACGGCCGTCCCCGCCGACCGGCTGATCGACGGCCTCTGGGACGGCCGCCCGCCCGCCAAGGCCGCGACCTCCCTCCAGGCGTACGTCTCCAACCTGCGCCGCCTGCTGGAACCCGAACGCGGCCCCCGGCAGGCGGCCCGCCTGCTGGTCAGCGAGGCCGGCGGCTACGCGCTGCGCGGCGTCCGCACCGACGCCCAGGACTTCGAGGACCTGCTCGACGCGGCGGGGGCAGCTGACAGGGCCTCCGGGGCCGAGCGGTTCCGGGCGGCGCTCGGGCTGTGGCAGGGACCGGCCTACCACGAGTTCGCCGACCGGTCCTGGGCCGCCCCCGAGATCGCCCGACTGGAGGAACTGCGCACCACCGCCCGCGAATCCGCGATCGAGGCCGACCTCGCCACCGGCCTGGCCCGCCCCGCCGCGCAGGAGGCCGCCACCCTCGTCGAGGACCACCCCCTGCGCGAACAGACCTGGCGCCTGCTCGCCCTCGCCCTCTGGCACAGCGGCCGCCAGGCCGACGCCCTCGCCGCGATCCGCCGCGCCCGCACCTACTTCGCCACCGAGCTCGGCCTCGACCCGGGACCACTGCTTACCACCCTCGAATCCGCGATCCTGCACCAGCGCACCGAACAACTCGCCCCCGGCAAGAGCCCTTTCGCGGCCGAGACGACGAGGCAGACCACCGGCCTGCCGGGCGGGAGCGGCCTGCCGGGCGGAGCCGGTGGGAGTGGCCTGGTCGGCGGAGTCGGCCTGCCTGGCGCGGGCGTCGGGGTCGGCGGGGTGAGCGAGGTTGGCCTGCCCGGCGGGGTCGGCCTGTCCGCCAGCGGTGGCGCGGGTGCGGTGGCCGGTTCCGTCCTCGGGCCGACGCACGCCTCCGCCTCCGGTCCCGCGTCCGCCTCCGGTCCCGGGCCCCTCCCCGCGCCCGCCTCCGCCTCCCTCCCCGTGCCCACGTCCGGCCCCGCGCCTACCTCCCTCCCCGTCTCCCTCCCCACGTCCCCGAGCGCCGGGCCCGATCGGCCCGCCGGCGGTCGGCCGCAGGTGTTCGTCGGGCGGCGGGGCGAGTTGGCGGCGCTGCTGGGGGCGGCCGGGCGGGCGCGGGGCGGGGTGGGGTTCGCGGTGGTGAGCGGGGAGGCCGGGGTCGGGAAGTCCACGGTGCTGGGGCGGCTGCGGGAGCGGCTGACGGCGGACGGCTGGCGGGTGCTGACCGGGCGCTGCCCGGAGAGCGCGGGGGCCCCGGCGGCCTGGGCGTGGACCGAGGTGCTGCGTGAACTCGCCTGGCACGAACCGGACACCGCCGCCGATCCGCTGCTCGCCCCGCTGCTGGCCGGACCGGAGTGGACGGACCGCCAGGACCCGCTGTCGGGGCGTTTCCGGCTGCACCGCGCGGTCGTCGCCCGGCTGCACGCCGCCGCCCGGACGGCGCCGCTCGCCGTGCTGCTCGACGACCTGCACGCGGCCGATCCGGAGACCCGGGAGCTGCTGGGCGAGTTGGCCGCCGACCAGGCGTCCTTCGGGGCCGGGGGCGGTCTGCTGCTGGTGGCCGCCCTGCGCCCGGGCGAGGGCGAACTCGCCGAGGTGCTGGCCCGGTTGGCCCGTCGCTCTCCGGTCCGGGTGCCGCTCGGCGGGCTCGCCGAGTCCGACGCCGGGCGGCTGATCGAGGCGGTGTGTGCCGCTCCGGTCCGCCCCGAGACCGTCCGGGCGCTGGCCGAGCGCACCGGCGGCAACCCGTTCTACCTCGCCGAGAGTGCCCAACTGCTCGCCCTGGAGGGGGAGTCGACCGCGCTGCGGCAGGTCCCGCAGGGTGTCCGGGACGTGCTGCGCCGCCGGTTCGAGCGGCTGCCCGCCCCCGCCGTCGACCTGCTGCGGCTGGCCGCCGTGGCCGGTCGGGAGAGCGACGTCGACCTGCTGCTGCGGGCCGGTGAGCAGGACGAGAACACCGCGACCGAGGCCGTCGAGGCGGCCGTCGCGGGCGGCCTGCTGCTCGAACCCCGGCCCGGCACCGTCCGGTTCGCCCACGTGCTGGTCCGCGACACCCTGTACGCCGATCTCGGCGGTCTGCGCCGGGCCCGCCTGCACGGCCGGATAGGACACGCCCTGCACGACCTGCGGCCCGGCGAACTCACCGCACTGGCCCACCACTTCACCCAGGCCGCGACCACCGCCACGGCCGCCCTCGCGGTCGACCACTGCGTCCGGGCCGCCGAGGCGGCCGAGCGGCGCTACGCCCACCCCAGCGCCGTCAACCTGCTCCGGCAGGCCGTCGACAACCTCGACCGCGCCGCCGAACAGCCCGGCGAGGACCGCGCCGCCCGCCGGATCGACCTGCTCGGCGCGCTGCTGCGCGCCCAGGTCCGGGCCGGGCAGGTCACCGCCGCCACCGGGACCAAGGCGCGCGCGCTCCGGCTCGCCCGGGAGAGCGGCCGGGAGGACCTGCTGATCGCCGCCTGGACCGCCTGGACCGAGCCCACCCCGTGGGTCACCCACCCGTACGGCACCTTCGACCAGGAGGCCGTCGACCAGCTGACCCGGCTGCTGCGCCGCACCGACCTGCCGCCCGCCACCCGCTGCCGCCTGCTCGACGCGCTCACCCAGGAACTCGACTGCACCGGCTCGCCGGAGGCGTTCACCGCCGGGAGCGAGGCCGTCGCGATCGCCCGCGCCGAGGGCGACCCGCTGCTGCTCTGCCTGGCGATCGCCGCCCAGGCCCGGTCCTGCGACCACGAGTTGGCGCCCATCGACCGGGCCAGGCTGGCCGCCGAACTCGCCGAGCTGGCCACCGAGCACGACCTGCCCGCCTACCGCTGGCACGCCGAGCACCTGGCCGCCACCGCCGCCGCCGTGCACGGCGACCTGCCCGCGCTGCGCCGCCACCTGGCGGCCGGTGAGGAGATCGCGCACCGCTACGGGCTGCCCGAACTCGCCGACGTGGTGCTGTTCCAGCGCGGCATGCTGGCACTCGCCGCCGGCCGCGTCGACGAGGCGGTCGCCCGCTACGAGCAGGCCCTGGCCGGTCTGCGCGCCCGCGACTCGCTGCATGCCGGCGGCCTGGCCGCGCTGATCCGGGTGGTGATCGCCCACCGGCAGGGCCGGCTGGCCGAGATGCTCCCGCTGATCGAGGAGCACCGCGCGCAGTACGGCCCGCTGGTCGCCGACGTCACCGCGCTCGCCCTGCTCGCCGCCGGGCACGGTCCGGAGGCGGCCCGGCGGGCCCGGGGCGAGCGCCGGGGTGTCCAGGCCGACTACTTCCGCTCGCTGTTCCTGCAACTGCGCGCCGACCTGGTCATCGCCCTGGACGAACGTGCCGAGGCCGCCGAACTCCTGGACGAGATGCGCCCGTTGGGCCACCTGGTGGCCGGCGCGGCGTCCACCTCGATCGCGGTCCGCCCGGTCGCCCTCACGCTCGGCGAACTCGCCCGCCACCTGGGCCGCACCGCCGAGGCCGCCGGGCACTTCCGCCGGGCCGCCGAGGTGGCCCGCCGCTGGGAGGCCCCGGGCTGGGAGGCCGAGGCGCGGGCGGCGCTGGAGCGACTGCCGGTACCGGGGAGCCGGGGGAGTGACCCGCGGGGCCGCCCCGAACCGCCCGCGCCCCGGGGGGAGCGGGACTTGGAGCGGCGGTGCCAAGCGGGCTCCAAGCGCCGCCTTCCACACTGGGGTCCGACACCGCGTCGACCCCTGAACGGAAGGCTTCTGCCATGTCCACACTCCTCGGCCGCCTCGGCGGGGCCGCGGCGGCCCGACCCTGGCGCACCGTCGCGGCCTGGGTGCTGCTGA